A segment of the Deltaproteobacteria bacterium genome:
CTCTGTGTCCTCTGTGTCTCTGGGGTAAATGAATTAAATGAAAGGATTTTATTAAACGAACAGAAAAAGAAGACCCTTAACCGAGATACCAAATCAAAAGGGTTGGGCCGAAGAATAGGTGAATCACAGCCCCCAGGGAAAGAAAGGGGCCGAAAGGGATGGGGTAGGTGCGGTCTTTTTTCCAGATCAGGATCAGCCCAAGGCCCACCACAGTACCGGCCAGGGAACCCAACAAAAGGGTAACCAAAACCCCGGGCCAACCCAGGAAGGCACCGATCATGGCCAATAATTTGATATCCCCTCCCCCCAGTCCTTCTTTTCGGGCCAAACGCTCGTACCCCAAGGCCAAGAGCCAGAACAAACCACCGCCTAAGAGCAGGCCGATCAGAGAGGACCACCCGCCGGGGACCCCAATCAGCCAGGAAAGCGCCCAGCCAACGACTATACCGGGGAGGGTAATAACATCGGGGATGATCTGATGCGTCAAGTCGATCACTGAAATGACCAAGAGGGCCCCGAAAAAAAGCAGGGCTTGAAAAAAGGCCCAGGAAAGGCCGAACTTCCAGCCAATCAGGACCGTTGCCAAACCATTCAGGCCTTCGACCACAGGATATTGATAGGAAATCGGACCATGACAATAGCGACATGATCCTTTTAATAGCAAAAAGCTTACCAAGGGCAGGTTATCCAGAACCGAAAGGGGATGTCGACAATGAGGGCATCGGGAACCGGGCCAGACAATGGATTCATCCAGGGGCAGACGATAGATGCAGACATTGTAAAAACTACCGAGAACCAATCCGAGGAGCGCCAGGGCCAGATAAAACAATAGGGGATGAATAGCCAAAAGTGTCACAATCCTTTAATACGAAAATAAAGTTTCAAGATGCAAGCTTCGAGGGTGAAAAACCTTGAACCTTGAACCTTGAACCTTTTTTCATGAAGTGTTATTTTCTGTATAAAAGTAAAGAGATCGTTTGACAAGGTTTTTTTCTTCAAGATATAATGAACCGACTTTTTATTGGTGACCACTCGAACCAAATTGTGAACTTTATTGTCAGGGATAGAAACCCTGATATTCAGAATAAGCCCTCATGCCCCTTGGGGGCATCACGAAGCATGAAAAAGCGAATATCGAATATCGAATATCGAATCATGAATGTTGAAGGAGAGTTTCTTTTAAATTCCGAAATCCGAAATTGGAATCTATTTTCGAACTAAACCCTCATGACTCATTGGGTCACCACGAAGCATGAAAATTTTTTAGGCGATGGGCTATGGGCAAAATTAAATGGGTTTATGGGCTTTATTCGCCTATAGCCTATAGCCTCGTGCCTATAGCCTGAATTTTTCTATTTTCGTATTAAAGGAGCTTTTATGGTTTTCCGGATCAACTCTTCCAATCCCCAGAAGCGACTGATTGATAAGGCCGTCGACCTCTTAAAGGACGGAGGAGTCATCGCCTACCCGACCGATACGATCTACGGGTTCGGGTGTGATATGTACAACAAAAAAGCGATCCAACGTATCTACCAGATCAAAAAGAGAGACCTCCAAAAACCTTTCAGTTTTATCTGCTCGGATTTAAAAAACATCAGTTTATACGCCCAGGTCACCAATCAGGCCTATAAAATCATGAAACGTTGTCTGCCGGGGCCCTACACCTTTATCCTCCCGGGTACCAAACTGGTTCCCAAGATCATGGTGACCAAAAGAAAGACCGTGGGCATCCGGGTGCCCAATAACAATATCTGCCTGTCTCTGGTCAAGACCCTGGGAAATCCGATCATCAGCACCAGCGTCGGACTCTCCGGCGGAGAAGTCTTTTCCGATCCTTCTTTGATCGAAGAAACCTTCGGTGCCCAAATCGATCTGACCATCGACGGGGGCATCCTGGCCAGCCAGCCGTCAACAATCATTTCTCTGATTGATGATGAGGTCGAGGTGATAAGGGAAGGGTTAGGAGAATTCCGTCAATTCTTATAAAAAATAGGCGGGATCAGGTTGAGTTGGGCCGGCCAATCGGTTTGAAGGGACTGGATGATCTCCCCGATCATTTTACTGAAAATAAGATCCCACACAGAGAGCCTTTTCTTTTCCGGATAAATCAATTTGACTTCGCCGGAAAGGCCGACCATCTTTTTAGTCAGGTCTATGGCGTCTTCGAAACTTCCCAATTCATCGATCAACCCCAGGGCCTTGGCCTGTTCTCCGGTGAAGATACGCCCATCGGCAATCTTCTCCACCTGTTCCCGGCTCAACTTTCGCCCTTTAACGACAACCTCGACAAATTGTTGATAGACATTGTTAATAACCTCTTCCAAAAGACGCCGCTCTTCCGGCGTCATCTCCCGTACCGGTGAACCGATGTCTTTATAAGGACCGCTTTTAACCGTTTCCCGGCTTACCCCGATTTTTTTAAGGAGTTCTTTAAAATTGGGCAGATCCAGGATTACCCCGATGCTTCCGGTCAAGGTTGCCGGATTGGCCACAATTTTATTGGCTGCCAGGGCGACATAATATCCTCCGGAAGCCGCCACATTTCCCATGGAGGCCACCACTTTTTTCTTGGAAACGGTCCTCTGGATTTCTCGATAAATCTCCTGGGACGCGGCGGTACCCCCTCCTGGGGAATCGATACGGAGAAGGATCGCCTTGACCCGGTCGTCTTTACGATATTTTTTTATTAACTCCACCACCGGCTTGGAATCGGAAATGATTCCTTTTATGGAGACCACCCCGATCCGATTTCCAAAGCGTAGGCTGGAATCCTCATCAAGGAGAAAAGATACCCCCCCGAACAAAAGACCCAACCCCACAATCACCAAACCGGAAATCAGGATACCGAAAAGAATGGGGTGTTTTCTTTCTGACAAGGCCCTAACCTTAATAATAAGAAGTTATGAGTGAAGAGTTCGGAGCCAAATACTTAGCCAAAAAGAAATTTGGTAACAATTTAGCCCGTTGAAAATTTGTGACTTTCACCTGAAAATTCTGACTTTCTCATAGGTCATTCCCGTGAAAACGGGAATCCAGGTTCTTTTCAGCTCAGCATAACACCTGGATTCCCTTTTTCACGGGAATGACCGAGAAGTTATCGGTGTGTTTTCAAAAAGTTAAACTGATACGAGATTTTAAATTCTGGATTTTTAGCCTCACCAGAATATCAAGACCAGTTTATAAAATCAGGATTCGGAAGAATCCAGGGCGAATTTGTTTTTGTTTTCCATTTCCTCTCTAAGTAAATCGCCCAGATTGGAACTGGCTTCTTTGGAACCGCCCATGTATTCTTTGATCAAAGTCTGCTCTTCATCTTTCTTGGCCCGGCGGATGGAAAGCCCTATTCTTCTTTCTTTCTTGGCAACATTGATGACCTTGGCCGTGATCGTATCCCCCACCTTAAAAAGGCCGACGGGCGTTTTGATCTTTTCCTTACTGGCCTCTGATACATGGACCAATCCTTCTACCCCTTCTTCAATCTCGACAAATATTCCAAAATCGGTGACATTGGTGATGACGCCGTTGACCATAGCCCCGGTAGGATATTTCTTGGGAATTTCCTCCCACGGGTCGGGCTCCAACTGCTTGATCCCTAATGAAAACCGTTCTTGTTCCTTATCGATGTGCAAGACCTTGGCCTGCACCTCCTGCCCTTTTTTGTACAATTCCGAAGGATGCTTCACCCGCTTGGTCCAGGACATATCGGAAATATGCACCAAGCCGTCGATCCCTTCGTCAATACCAATAAAGAGACCGAAATCGGTGATGTTTTTTATCTTTCCTTCAATCACTGTGCCTACCGGGTATTTTTCAGCAATCACATCCCAGGGATTGGGTTCGACCTGTTTCATCCCCAAAGAAATCCTTTTTTTATCGGAATCCACCGACAGGACCAAGGCCTCGATCATGTCCCCCACGGAAACGATTTTAGAGGGATGTTTGACCTTTTGGGTCCAGGACATTTCGGAAACATGAATCAAACCTTCGACCCCATTTTCCAATTCCACAAAGGCCCCATAGTCGGTTAAGTTGACGATTTTCCCTTGTATCCTTCGGCCGATAGGGTACCGTTCCGTCACCGTGGTCCAGGGATCGGGATAGAGTTGCTTCAACCCTAAGGAAACCCGATGACGGTCCCGGTCAAAATTCAGGACCTTAACACGGAGGATATCTCCAACCTTGCAAAGTTCGGAGGGATGACTGGCCCGGCCCCAGCTCATGTCGGTGACATGCAACAGGCCGTCAATTCCCCCCAGATCGATAAAAATCCCATAATCGGTAATATTTTTCACCA
Coding sequences within it:
- a CDS encoding prepilin peptidase, which produces MHPLLFYLALALLGLVLGSFYNVCIYRLPLDESIVWPGSRCPHCRHPLSVLDNLPLVSFLLLKGSCRYCHGPISYQYPVVEGLNGLATVLIGWKFGLSWAFFQALLFFGALLVISVIDLTHQIIPDVITLPGIVVGWALSWLIGVPGGWSSLIGLLLGGGLFWLLALGYERLARKEGLGGGDIKLLAMIGAFLGWPGVLVTLLLGSLAGTVVGLGLILIWKKDRTYPIPFGPFLSLGAVIHLFFGPTLLIWYLG
- a CDS encoding threonylcarbamoyl-AMP synthase, producing the protein MVFRINSSNPQKRLIDKAVDLLKDGGVIAYPTDTIYGFGCDMYNKKAIQRIYQIKKRDLQKPFSFICSDLKNISLYAQVTNQAYKIMKRCLPGPYTFILPGTKLVPKIMVTKRKTVGIRVPNNNICLSLVKTLGNPIISTSVGLSGGEVFSDPSLIEETFGAQIDLTIDGGILASQPSTIISLIDDEVEVIREGLGEFRQFL
- the sppA gene encoding signal peptide peptidase SppA, with product MSERKHPILFGILISGLVIVGLGLLFGGVSFLLDEDSSLRFGNRIGVVSIKGIISDSKPVVELIKKYRKDDRVKAILLRIDSPGGGTAASQEIYREIQRTVSKKKVVASMGNVAASGGYYVALAANKIVANPATLTGSIGVILDLPNFKELLKKIGVSRETVKSGPYKDIGSPVREMTPEERRLLEEVINNVYQQFVEVVVKGRKLSREQVEKIADGRIFTGEQAKALGLIDELGSFEDAIDLTKKMVGLSGEVKLIYPEKKRLSVWDLIFSKMIGEIIQSLQTDWPAQLNLIPPIFYKN
- a CDS encoding 30S ribosomal protein S1 encodes the protein MEKRTEEMGNQENETKAKEMTTVQERSQGSQGEEEFKELYEESLKTFQEGEVVKGRIVSIDKEFVMIDIGYKSEGRIPIHEFMTPSGEITAQIGEGVDVLIEKRDDEEGDILLSKERAAKILVWDEISRIYRDDGVVEGKIIGKVKGGLTVDIGIPAFLPGSQIDLQPVREMDSLLGASFPFKILKYNKKRNNVVLSRRALLEKEREQQRNTILNTIETGQVMEGVVKNITDYGIFIDLGGIDGLLHVTDMSWGRASHPSELCKVGDILRVKVLNFDRDRHRVSLGLKQLYPDPWTTVTERYPIGRRIQGKIVNLTDYGAFVELENGVEGLIHVSEMSWTQKVKHPSKIVSVGDMIEALVLSVDSDKKRISLGMKQVEPNPWDVIAEKYPVGTVIEGKIKNITDFGLFIGIDEGIDGLVHISDMSWTKRVKHPSELYKKGQEVQAKVLHIDKEQERFSLGIKQLEPDPWEEIPKKYPTGAMVNGVITNVTDFGIFVEIEEGVEGLVHVSEASKEKIKTPVGLFKVGDTITAKVINVAKKERRIGLSIRRAKKDEEQTLIKEYMGGSKEASSNLGDLLREEMENKNKFALDSSES